In the genome of Hymenobacter taeanensis, one region contains:
- a CDS encoding ABC transporter permease/M1 family aminopeptidase yields MKLQTIFAFEFCYQLRQATTWLYFGALLVLAFLIVTANYAPDARDGYFLVNAPVVMASVAVVCSGFWLVVGASVAGEAAARDVQTRMHLLTYPAPASKAAYLGGRFLAALALNSLLVLAVPLGTLLALYGSGLEAELLGPLRPAAYLTTLGFILLPNALFATATQFSVATLSRRAMGSYLGATALWATAYLLGLALHRAGEWRHVIDPMGFTPVMDYLTSWAPLERDARLVLPEGSFLANRLLWLAASLGLLAFTYFRFRFVLPETGSKPQPTTNSTTREQPKWKTEDARPSAKEPFGVATQLRQLRLLTGNAFWQLAKSKSGLPLLAVLAGLAALTLRGNLKARGVPLLPRTDFVLHLLTAPLTEPKFCTILITMLTIFYAGELVWREREAGLSDMTNAAPIPEWVLFGSRFLALALLSGAWLALLMVAGGVAQILLGGTSPEIGLYLQAFFGLQLVECLLFALLALLVHVLVNQKFVGHLVALVAYGFIVFAHLLGIEHKLLVFSASPPWTYTNMAGFGPTLAPWLWSKGYWMAWALLLAVVGVLFWVRGRETSVASRLQLARQRFTGSLVRVAAVAAVGIAGLGGVVFYNTNVLHAYTNASASAAQQATYEQRYRRYQNVPQPQVAGVNLRIELYPKQQAAEIQGTYLLVNNAPVAIDSVHLATGTDAVETTALAFDQPAKPVLSDAELGHYIYALNKPLLPGDSLRLRFRVRHQARGFSNRGADVQIVANGSSFRNLEWLPVIGYQPYRELDEAGARKAHGLAPRPATYSLYDVAARRYAPFPEQIRFEAVVGTDASQTVVAPGTLRRTWTAAGRRYFHYVTDEPIRNEYAFFSANYAVQEGKWRNASAGAAQDVAIQVYYPPGITENPARMVRSAQAALDYYTKQFGPYPHRQLRFVGQPGYGFGNHASPIDITTWEGFFLLNPKADQRGFDLVTAVVAHEVAHQWWGNQLKQAYVEGAGLITESLAWYSAMGALEDNYGADYLPALLSFLREENETPRTRAAKPLLQADDFYQNYRKGPFALYALSQYIGRDRVNGALRQLLAKHRPGTRPFATSLDLYQELQTATPDSLHPLLHDLFKANTFWELATENTTTQQTKDGSWQVTLTLQASKQVVDSAGTEKTLPLKEWIEIGAYAPAKEGKEIGRQLYLQKHLIKSGRQTIVFTVPTRPAKAGVDPRQLLVDWKPTDNYKVVKSAQRP; encoded by the coding sequence ATGAAGCTCCAAACAATTTTTGCGTTTGAATTCTGCTACCAGCTGCGCCAGGCCACTACCTGGCTGTATTTCGGAGCCCTGCTGGTTCTGGCGTTTCTGATTGTCACGGCCAACTATGCCCCCGATGCGCGCGACGGGTACTTTTTGGTAAATGCGCCCGTCGTCATGGCGTCGGTGGCGGTGGTTTGCAGCGGATTTTGGCTGGTTGTGGGGGCTTCCGTGGCTGGTGAAGCGGCAGCGCGTGATGTGCAGACCCGCATGCATTTGCTCACCTACCCAGCCCCCGCGAGCAAGGCGGCCTACCTGGGCGGGCGGTTTCTGGCTGCCCTGGCCCTCAATAGCTTACTGGTGCTGGCTGTGCCGCTGGGTACGTTGCTGGCTCTGTACGGCTCTGGGTTGGAGGCCGAGCTGCTGGGTCCGCTCCGGCCGGCAGCTTACCTGACCACTTTGGGCTTCATCTTATTACCCAACGCTCTTTTCGCAACGGCCACGCAATTTTCGGTGGCAACGCTGAGCCGCCGGGCCATGGGCAGCTACCTGGGCGCCACTGCCCTCTGGGCAACGGCCTACCTGCTCGGCTTAGCGCTCCATCGGGCCGGGGAATGGCGGCACGTAATTGACCCGATGGGGTTTACTCCGGTGATGGATTACCTGACCTCGTGGGCTCCATTGGAGCGCGATGCGCGGCTGGTGTTGCCCGAGGGCTCCTTTCTGGCCAACCGCCTCCTGTGGCTCGCAGCCTCGCTAGGCCTGTTGGCGTTTACGTATTTCCGGTTTCGGTTCGTCTTACCGGAAACCGGCTCCAAACCGCAGCCGACAACGAATAGCACGACCCGGGAGCAACCGAAGTGGAAAACGGAAGACGCGCGGCCATCGGCCAAGGAGCCGTTTGGCGTGGCTACGCAGCTGCGCCAGTTGCGCCTGCTCACCGGGAATGCTTTTTGGCAGCTCGCTAAAAGCAAGTCGGGGCTGCCCCTGCTGGCGGTGCTGGCCGGGCTGGCCGCTCTCACCCTCCGCGGCAACCTGAAAGCCCGCGGCGTGCCCCTACTCCCCCGCACCGACTTTGTACTGCACCTGCTAACGGCGCCGCTGACGGAACCGAAGTTTTGCACGATTCTCATTACCATGCTCACCATTTTCTACGCCGGCGAGCTGGTGTGGCGAGAGCGGGAAGCAGGCCTAAGTGACATGACCAATGCCGCCCCCATACCAGAATGGGTGCTGTTTGGAAGCCGTTTTCTGGCGCTGGCCCTACTATCGGGGGCGTGGCTGGCCCTGCTGATGGTGGCGGGCGGAGTGGCGCAGATACTCCTGGGTGGCACAAGCCCGGAAATTGGGCTATACCTGCAAGCATTCTTCGGGCTGCAGCTGGTGGAGTGCCTGCTGTTTGCCCTGCTGGCCCTTTTGGTGCATGTGCTGGTAAACCAGAAATTCGTAGGCCACTTGGTGGCGCTGGTAGCGTATGGGTTTATCGTATTTGCCCACCTCCTGGGCATCGAGCACAAGCTGCTGGTCTTTTCTGCCAGCCCGCCCTGGACGTATACCAACATGGCTGGCTTCGGGCCGACGCTGGCACCCTGGCTGTGGTCTAAGGGGTACTGGATGGCGTGGGCGCTGCTGCTGGCAGTGGTCGGAGTGCTGTTCTGGGTACGGGGCCGGGAAACTAGCGTGGCCTCACGGCTGCAGCTGGCCCGCCAGCGCTTTACAGGTTCTTTGGTGCGGGTGGCAGCGGTGGCGGCGGTAGGTATTGCAGGGTTGGGTGGGGTTGTTTTCTACAACACCAACGTGCTGCATGCCTACACCAACGCTTCTGCCTCAGCGGCACAGCAGGCAACCTACGAGCAGCGCTACCGCCGGTACCAGAACGTGCCCCAGCCACAGGTGGCCGGCGTAAACCTGCGGATAGAACTATACCCCAAGCAGCAGGCGGCCGAAATACAGGGCACGTACCTACTGGTGAATAACGCGCCAGTAGCCATCGACTCGGTGCATCTGGCAACGGGAACAGATGCCGTGGAAACCACTGCCCTTGCGTTCGACCAACCAGCCAAGCCAGTGCTTTCCGACGCGGAGCTAGGCCACTACATCTACGCCCTGAACAAGCCGCTGCTCCCCGGCGATTCACTGCGCCTGCGCTTTCGGGTGAGGCATCAAGCGCGGGGCTTTTCCAACCGGGGTGCCGATGTGCAGATAGTAGCCAACGGCAGCAGCTTCCGGAACCTAGAGTGGCTGCCCGTCATCGGCTACCAGCCGTACCGGGAGCTGGATGAGGCTGGCGCCCGCAAAGCGCACGGCTTAGCGCCCCGGCCCGCTACCTACTCGCTCTACGATGTGGCGGCGCGTCGCTACGCGCCGTTCCCCGAGCAAATCCGCTTCGAGGCCGTGGTGGGAACGGATGCCAGCCAAACGGTGGTGGCACCGGGCACCTTGCGCCGCACCTGGACCGCCGCCGGCCGCCGCTACTTTCACTACGTCACCGATGAGCCCATCCGCAACGAGTACGCCTTTTTCTCCGCTAACTACGCGGTGCAGGAAGGCAAATGGCGCAACGCGTCGGCGGGCGCAGCACAGGACGTGGCCATCCAGGTTTACTACCCTCCCGGCATAACGGAGAACCCGGCGCGTATGGTCCGTAGCGCCCAGGCGGCCCTTGACTATTATACAAAGCAATTTGGCCCCTACCCGCACCGGCAGCTTCGTTTTGTGGGCCAGCCAGGGTATGGCTTCGGCAACCACGCTTCCCCCATCGACATTACGACGTGGGAAGGCTTTTTCTTACTGAACCCCAAGGCCGACCAGCGGGGCTTTGACCTGGTAACGGCCGTAGTGGCACATGAGGTGGCCCACCAGTGGTGGGGCAACCAGCTCAAGCAGGCCTACGTGGAAGGCGCCGGCCTGATTACCGAAAGTCTGGCCTGGTACTCGGCCATGGGCGCGCTGGAAGACAACTACGGAGCCGACTACCTGCCAGCGCTGTTGAGCTTTCTGCGGGAAGAAAACGAAACCCCGCGCACCCGCGCTGCCAAGCCGCTGCTGCAAGCCGACGACTTTTACCAAAACTACCGCAAGGGACCCTTCGCCCTGTACGCCCTGAGCCAGTACATCGGCCGCGACCGGGTGAACGGCGCGCTCCGGCAGCTGCTGGCAAAGCACCGCCCCGGCACCCGTCCGTTTGCTACGTCACTGGATCTGTACCAGGAGTTGCAAACGGCCACTCCCGACTCGCTTCACCCGCTGCTGCACGACCTCTTCAAAGCCAACACTTTTTGGGAGCTGGCCACGGAAAACACTACCACCCAACAAACCAAAGATGGCAGCTGGCAGGTGACGCTCACGTTACAAGCCAGCAAGCAGGTAGTGGACAGTGCCGGCACTGAGAAAACCCTCCCGCTGAAGGAATGGATAGAAATTGGGGCCTACGCTCCCGCTAAAGAAGGCAAGGAAATAGGCAGGCAACTCTATCTGCAAAAACACCTAATCAAATCCGGTCGGCAGACTATCGTTTTCACGGTACCTACCCGGCCCGCCAAGGCGGGGGTTGATCCACGTCAGTTATTAGTTGATTGGAAACCAACCGATAACTACAAGGTGGTAAAGTCAGCTCAGCGGCCATGA
- a CDS encoding carboxylesterase/lipase family protein produces MHLSDYMSNLPCRFGLRVVALVWVWSLFPAGVYAQQAAPVVKTRQGKVSGVREGGLEVFRGIPYAQPPVGALRFRPPQPLRRHSGTLAAVQFGSRAPQAGGPNGVQGSEDCLYLNVWAPPRSTPKQRRPVVVWVHGGAFTGGSGQDNDTWTFAAQDTLVAVSINYRLGSLGFLELGNRLGPKYAQAGNSGLLDAVAALRWVHQNIAAFGGDPNRVTIMGESAGAKLVGALLVTPAAQGLFQQVILESGAVQAVRDTATAGAVARQLLQALHLPNAQALLTLPADSLVRAQARFTNGAGGLQVFGPVLDGRTIPLPPQEYLRQSRKPLRVLLGTNLEEAYLFSGPGSVIHQPNETALDQVFGPKNSPYVWQAYQQLRKTQPEQEAWNTVLTDYLYRLATYRLAQQLAERGTPTWLYRFDYRDSLTRPMHAQELAFVWNAPKGSSAAAVTAAPTTAPRKASNPALAAQMHAYWAHFIKTGQPGPAWPAYTPTQRQVMVFKNAAGQAEAEQNTYQDPAFPMQGYSR; encoded by the coding sequence ATGCATTTATCTGATTATATGAGCAACCTGCCCTGCCGCTTCGGGCTTCGAGTGGTTGCCCTTGTATGGGTATGGAGCCTTTTCCCGGCTGGTGTATACGCCCAGCAAGCAGCCCCAGTAGTGAAAACCCGCCAGGGCAAGGTGTCTGGCGTGCGTGAGGGTGGCCTAGAGGTTTTCCGGGGCATACCGTATGCCCAGCCGCCCGTGGGGGCGTTGCGCTTCCGGCCGCCACAGCCGCTCCGGCGCCACTCCGGTACGCTGGCAGCGGTGCAATTTGGCTCCAGAGCGCCCCAAGCGGGCGGCCCAAATGGCGTGCAGGGCTCCGAGGATTGCCTGTATCTGAACGTGTGGGCACCACCAAGAAGTACGCCCAAACAGCGGCGCCCAGTGGTGGTGTGGGTACACGGCGGAGCCTTTACGGGCGGCTCGGGCCAAGATAATGACACCTGGACCTTTGCGGCTCAGGATACGTTGGTAGCCGTGAGCATCAATTACCGCCTGGGCAGCCTGGGATTCCTCGAACTGGGCAACCGCTTAGGGCCGAAATATGCTCAGGCGGGTAACTCTGGCTTGCTTGATGCGGTGGCCGCCCTGCGCTGGGTACACCAAAACATTGCCGCGTTTGGCGGCGACCCAAACCGCGTAACGATTATGGGAGAATCGGCGGGGGCTAAGCTGGTGGGCGCCCTGCTGGTGACCCCGGCCGCGCAAGGCTTGTTTCAGCAGGTAATTCTGGAAAGCGGAGCCGTGCAGGCCGTCCGCGACACGGCCACGGCGGGTGCCGTTGCCCGCCAGCTGCTGCAGGCGCTGCACTTGCCCAATGCACAGGCGCTGCTAACCCTGCCCGCCGACTCTCTGGTGCGGGCCCAGGCGCGCTTCACCAACGGCGCAGGTGGCCTACAGGTGTTTGGCCCCGTCCTCGATGGCCGCACTATTCCGCTGCCTCCGCAAGAGTACCTGCGCCAGTCACGAAAGCCGTTGCGGGTGCTGCTGGGTACCAACCTGGAAGAGGCCTACCTGTTCAGCGGCCCCGGCTCAGTGATACACCAGCCAAACGAGACAGCGCTAGACCAGGTGTTTGGCCCCAAAAACAGCCCCTATGTGTGGCAGGCCTACCAGCAGCTGCGCAAGACCCAGCCGGAGCAGGAAGCCTGGAACACAGTGCTTACCGATTACCTCTATCGGCTGGCTACCTACCGACTGGCTCAGCAGCTCGCTGAGCGCGGCACCCCCACCTGGCTCTACCGCTTCGATTACCGCGACTCGCTCACCCGCCCCATGCATGCCCAGGAGCTGGCCTTTGTGTGGAATGCGCCCAAAGGCAGTTCTGCCGCCGCCGTTACGGCTGCCCCCACAACTGCCCCACGGAAAGCTTCCAACCCTGCGCTGGCGGCCCAAATGCACGCCTACTGGGCTCACTTCATCAAAACCGGGCAGCCTGGCCCCGCATGGCCCGCCTATACGCCCACTCAGCGGCAAGTGATGGTCTTTAAAAACGCGGCCGGCCAGGCTGAGGCGGAACAGAACACCTACCAAGACCCCGCCTTCCCAATGCAAGGCTATAGCCGGTAA
- a CDS encoding sensor histidine kinase yields the protein MHFYLLTQYGGKRKGREYWFRLGGIALSGPSPFLFFHQEQFDFGYYSMHVITTVPIFLFLSWLARVTETLVLNTIRKEQLEKQAAEAELNYLKSQINPHFLFNTLNNIHTLVYKQAPAAPEAVMHLASLMRYMIYESNAATVPLAREMDYLQDYVSLQQLRYKNSPVVDLQLVGETESYYIAPLLFIHLLENAYKHSPARLAPGDLKVRVLIKDDTLTFSVQNPIATKSANALSEPGGIGLPNVRKRLALLYPGQHTLSTQHTTETFTARLTIQGLHALAHEREAHLLHH from the coding sequence ATGCATTTCTACCTGCTGACCCAATACGGCGGTAAGAGAAAAGGAAGAGAGTACTGGTTTCGGTTGGGAGGTATTGCCTTGAGCGGCCCCTCGCCTTTTTTGTTCTTCCACCAGGAGCAGTTTGATTTTGGGTACTATTCAATGCACGTCATCACGACGGTACCCATCTTTCTCTTCCTGAGCTGGCTGGCCCGGGTCACCGAGACGCTGGTGCTCAACACTATCCGGAAAGAGCAGCTGGAGAAACAGGCCGCGGAAGCAGAACTGAATTATCTGAAGTCGCAGATCAATCCGCACTTCCTGTTCAATACCCTCAACAACATCCACACGCTGGTTTACAAGCAAGCCCCCGCCGCCCCGGAGGCGGTAATGCACCTGGCCTCGCTGATGCGCTACATGATTTATGAGTCAAACGCGGCTACGGTGCCCCTGGCCCGGGAGATGGACTATTTGCAGGATTATGTGAGTTTGCAGCAGCTCCGTTACAAGAATAGCCCCGTGGTAGACCTGCAGCTAGTGGGCGAAACGGAATCCTACTACATTGCCCCTCTGCTGTTCATTCACCTGCTGGAAAACGCCTACAAGCACAGCCCCGCCCGCCTAGCCCCCGGCGACCTGAAGGTGCGGGTGCTGATAAAAGATGATACCCTGACTTTCAGCGTGCAGAACCCAATTGCCACAAAATCGGCTAACGCCCTAAGCGAGCCCGGAGGCATCGGGCTGCCCAACGTCCGGAAGAGGCTGGCGTTGTTGTATCCCGGCCAGCATACCCTGAGCACCCAACACACCACCGAAACCTTTACGGCCCGCCTTACCATTCAAGGTCTTCACGCATTAGCCCATGAAAGAGAAGCTCACCTGCTACATCATTGA
- a CDS encoding PAS domain-containing sensor histidine kinase, whose product MSLSSFLPASLFYDLLATSLTGVNAMQPVYSPAGAIVDFTIEYLNPAGQRMLGLPERPGGTLLTRFTHAVTAGIFNYYRRVYTEGISEVYEVNYQADGLDNYFQLSARRSGNWLVVSFTDTANQNRSAVEEALRASQAREKAFRTEAEHQRNALRDFVEQAPVAVAVYRGPRYRVELANATTLAIWGRTLPDVLGRPVFEVMPEAATPEVVAIFDQVYSTGNPHTAHEQLTLIDRHGRPEPVYWNFVFQPEFDPDGSVSGIRSIGTEVTEQVLSRQQVQEFNQELEARVAERTRQLAETQTEALATAERRVQDREELYQVLEQTPAAIAITRGPDHRYIYINPTSEVLFAGRQLLGHTVAEALPEASELGLLALLDQVYETGETFFGTEQPLNFTSHTAAAPDQVRYFNFTYQAYRENGAVVGVSTFAYDVTEQVVARQRERESELQIRALVEGVPFPISVCVGPEFRIQLANEAMLTAWGKGPQVFGQRFADVLPELVPQGVTAQFQQVLTSGVPLHLRNQRLEVLIHGQPQTYYYNYSLGPLRDSRGQVYGILNTAADVTDLALAQQRLEGLTGELQESEARFRTMADAAPNMVWAVYPDSSIRYINRAFLDFVGLENEQQYIATGWKSYIPEDEFEHTQATLTQAIAQGKPYTLEHRMRRHDGEYRWLLAQGAPSYLQGGELYGYVGSAIDITELKQTNEQLRRTNADLDNFIYTASHDLKAPIANIEGLLSLLSEELPPAVAADEAIAPTLMLMLESVERFKRTISHLTEVSKLQKEYAPATVAVDLAAVVEGVRRDLQPLVKETAAQLVVAVEQVPWVQFSEKNLRSVVYNLLSNALKYRHPGRPAQVELRARVQPGYTVLEVQDNGLGIHPDQLPRLFTMFQRFHTHVEGTGIGLYMVKRMVENAGGHLEVKSQPGVGTTVGVYLPY is encoded by the coding sequence TTGTCTCTTTCCTCTTTCCTACCGGCTAGTTTATTTTACGATCTGCTGGCCACCTCGCTCACGGGTGTCAATGCAATGCAACCGGTTTATAGCCCGGCGGGAGCAATTGTTGATTTCACCATTGAGTACCTGAACCCCGCCGGCCAGCGCATGCTTGGTCTTCCGGAGCGCCCTGGCGGCACGTTGCTCACTCGTTTTACGCACGCCGTTACCGCTGGCATATTCAACTATTACCGGCGCGTGTACACCGAAGGAATTTCTGAGGTATATGAGGTTAACTACCAGGCCGATGGCCTAGACAACTATTTCCAGCTATCGGCCCGGCGCAGCGGAAACTGGCTGGTAGTAAGCTTCACCGACACGGCAAATCAGAACCGCAGTGCCGTTGAGGAGGCCCTGCGTGCCAGCCAGGCCCGGGAGAAAGCCTTCCGCACGGAGGCTGAACACCAGCGTAATGCCCTGCGCGACTTTGTGGAGCAAGCTCCGGTGGCTGTGGCGGTGTACCGGGGTCCGCGCTACCGCGTGGAACTAGCCAACGCTACCACCCTGGCAATCTGGGGCCGCACTTTGCCCGACGTACTCGGCCGACCAGTGTTTGAGGTTATGCCCGAGGCAGCCACTCCCGAGGTGGTGGCAATCTTCGACCAGGTATACTCCACGGGCAACCCGCACACAGCCCACGAACAACTCACCCTCATTGACCGCCACGGCCGGCCGGAGCCGGTGTACTGGAACTTCGTGTTCCAACCCGAGTTTGATCCTGATGGCAGTGTTAGTGGTATTCGGTCCATTGGCACTGAGGTAACCGAGCAGGTGCTGAGCCGCCAGCAGGTGCAGGAGTTCAACCAGGAGCTGGAAGCACGGGTAGCAGAGCGTACGCGCCAGCTAGCCGAAACGCAAACCGAGGCCCTGGCCACCGCTGAGCGGCGCGTGCAGGACCGGGAAGAGCTATATCAGGTACTGGAGCAAACTCCCGCAGCCATTGCCATTACGCGCGGCCCCGACCACCGCTATATCTACATTAATCCTACCAGTGAGGTGCTATTTGCGGGCCGGCAATTGCTAGGCCACACCGTAGCCGAAGCCCTACCGGAAGCGAGTGAGTTAGGGCTCCTGGCACTATTAGACCAGGTGTACGAGACCGGAGAAACCTTTTTCGGCACTGAGCAGCCCCTGAACTTCACCAGCCACACCGCCGCCGCCCCTGATCAGGTCCGCTACTTCAATTTCACATACCAGGCCTACCGCGAAAACGGGGCTGTTGTGGGCGTATCTACCTTTGCCTACGATGTAACGGAGCAGGTGGTGGCCCGGCAACGCGAGCGGGAAAGTGAGCTGCAGATTAGAGCTCTTGTGGAGGGAGTGCCCTTCCCTATCAGTGTATGCGTAGGCCCTGAGTTTCGCATTCAGCTGGCCAACGAGGCAATGCTAACAGCCTGGGGCAAGGGCCCCCAGGTGTTTGGTCAGCGCTTTGCCGACGTGCTACCCGAATTGGTGCCGCAGGGCGTAACGGCACAATTTCAGCAGGTGCTGACTAGCGGCGTACCGCTCCACCTGCGCAACCAGCGCCTAGAGGTGCTCATTCATGGCCAGCCGCAAACCTACTACTACAACTACAGCCTCGGGCCCCTACGCGACAGCCGTGGCCAGGTGTACGGCATCCTTAACACGGCCGCCGACGTCACCGACCTGGCCCTAGCTCAACAGCGCCTTGAGGGGCTGACCGGCGAGCTGCAGGAAAGTGAGGCCCGCTTCCGCACCATGGCCGACGCCGCTCCCAATATGGTGTGGGCCGTGTACCCCGACTCCTCTATCCGCTACATCAACCGCGCTTTCCTCGACTTTGTAGGCCTGGAAAATGAGCAGCAGTACATTGCTACGGGCTGGAAATCATATATCCCGGAGGACGAGTTTGAGCACACGCAGGCCACCTTAACGCAGGCCATTGCGCAGGGCAAGCCCTACACTCTGGAGCACCGTATGCGCCGCCACGATGGGGAGTACCGCTGGCTGCTGGCCCAGGGTGCACCCAGCTATCTGCAGGGCGGCGAGCTGTACGGCTACGTGGGCTCGGCCATTGATATCACGGAGCTGAAGCAGACTAACGAGCAATTGCGGCGCACCAATGCTGATCTGGATAACTTCATCTACACGGCCTCGCATGACCTGAAAGCGCCCATTGCGAACATTGAGGGGTTGCTCTCCTTGCTAAGCGAGGAGCTCCCCCCCGCCGTGGCTGCAGACGAGGCCATTGCTCCCACCCTCATGCTTATGCTTGAGTCGGTGGAGCGCTTCAAGCGGACCATCAGCCACCTGACGGAAGTTTCTAAGCTGCAAAAAGAGTATGCCCCTGCCACAGTCGCCGTAGACTTAGCTGCCGTGGTGGAAGGTGTACGCCGCGACCTGCAACCGCTTGTAAAAGAAACGGCGGCTCAGCTGGTGGTGGCCGTTGAGCAGGTTCCGTGGGTGCAGTTCTCGGAGAAGAACCTGCGCTCTGTGGTGTATAATCTGCTTAGCAACGCCCTTAAGTACCGCCACCCGGGCCGGCCAGCCCAGGTAGAGCTGCGGGCCCGGGTGCAACCGGGCTACACGGTGCTCGAAGTGCAAGACAACGGTTTGGGCATTCACCCTGACCAGTTACCGCGGTTGTTCACCATGTTCCAGCGCTTCCACACCCACGTAGAGGGCACCGGTATTGGCCTCTATATGGTGAAGCGCATGGTGGAAAATGCCGGGGGCCACCTGGAAGTAAAAAGTCAACCGGGGGTTGGTACTACTGTGGGCGTTTACCTGCCCTATTGA
- a CDS encoding LytR/AlgR family response regulator transcription factor, producing MKEKLTCYIIEDEHLAQEILEEYIRKVPFLELKGAYESPLEAAGPLKEDNPDLLFLDINMPDLDGLSFIPMLNPKPMIILTTAYDQYALKAYELEVRDYLLKPFTFERFYKAVLRLYQEQRPRQLLEKKQDTADAKPEQEYIFLKVGHRIQKVATHDILFVEGMKDYLRIHTPQEKILTLLSFAKLEELLPKQEFARVHRSFLVALNRIDHIEKNRIQIRDQLIPISDTYAEAFYKMLKGLQ from the coding sequence ATGAAAGAGAAGCTCACCTGCTACATCATTGAGGACGAGCATCTGGCCCAGGAGATTCTGGAAGAGTACATCCGAAAAGTACCTTTTCTGGAGTTGAAAGGGGCCTACGAAAGCCCCCTGGAAGCCGCCGGTCCGCTGAAGGAAGACAATCCCGACCTGCTGTTTCTGGACATTAACATGCCGGATCTGGATGGGCTCAGCTTCATCCCGATGCTGAATCCCAAGCCCATGATTATCCTCACCACCGCCTACGACCAGTACGCCTTGAAGGCGTATGAGCTGGAGGTACGGGATTACCTGCTGAAGCCCTTCACGTTTGAGCGGTTTTATAAAGCTGTTTTGCGCCTGTACCAGGAACAGCGCCCCCGCCAGCTCCTGGAAAAGAAGCAGGATACAGCCGACGCTAAGCCAGAGCAGGAGTATATTTTTCTGAAGGTAGGCCACCGCATCCAGAAAGTAGCCACCCATGATATTCTCTTTGTGGAGGGTATGAAAGACTACCTGCGGATTCACACCCCGCAGGAGAAGATTCTGACGCTGTTGAGCTTTGCCAAACTAGAGGAGCTGCTACCCAAGCAGGAGTTTGCGCGCGTGCACCGGTCCTTTCTGGTGGCTCTGAACAGGATTGACCACATCGAGAAAAACCGAATTCAGATCAGAGACCAGCTCATTCCCATCAGCGATACCTATGCCGAGGCGTTTTATAAAATGTTGAAAGGGCTTCAATAG
- a CDS encoding ABC transporter ATP-binding protein produces MGKHPLGLSIRNVSKKYANGVQALHNVSLDVPPGMYGLLGPNGAGKSTLMRTLATLQEPDEGRVFLGNIDVINQKEAVRQTLGYLPQEFGVYPKASAEELLNYFAMLKGITHRAVRRATTEALLRQTNLWDKRKQKLGGYSGGMRQRFGVAVALLGNPQLLIVDEPTAGLDPAERVRFLNLLSELGESSVVILSTHIVEDVSELCTNMAIINQGRILLEAQPLAAVAALNGRIWRKLTDKQALPTLEQEHHVISAKLLSGRTMVHVHSYDQPGPGFEPVEPDLEDVYFSAMTGCFGPANQQLKAEELAR; encoded by the coding sequence ATGGGAAAGCACCCGCTAGGCCTCTCTATCCGCAATGTCTCCAAAAAATATGCGAATGGCGTGCAGGCCCTGCATAATGTGTCGCTGGACGTGCCGCCGGGCATGTACGGCCTGCTGGGGCCAAACGGCGCCGGCAAATCTACGCTGATGCGCACGCTCGCCACCCTGCAAGAGCCTGATGAAGGACGCGTTTTTCTGGGCAACATTGATGTAATCAACCAGAAGGAAGCGGTGCGCCAGACGCTGGGCTACCTGCCCCAGGAGTTTGGGGTATACCCCAAGGCCAGTGCGGAAGAGCTGCTTAATTACTTTGCGATGCTCAAAGGCATCACCCATCGTGCAGTGCGCCGCGCCACCACCGAGGCCTTGCTCCGGCAAACCAACCTCTGGGACAAGCGCAAGCAGAAACTGGGCGGCTACTCCGGCGGTATGCGCCAGCGTTTTGGCGTGGCCGTGGCTCTGCTCGGCAACCCCCAGCTGCTCATTGTGGATGAGCCCACCGCCGGCCTCGACCCCGCCGAACGGGTACGCTTCCTCAATCTGCTGAGCGAGCTGGGTGAAAGCAGCGTGGTCATTCTTTCCACCCACATCGTGGAAGACGTGTCAGAGCTGTGCACCAACATGGCCATCATCAATCAGGGCCGCATTTTGCTGGAGGCCCAGCCCCTAGCGGCCGTGGCTGCCCTCAACGGCCGTATCTGGCGCAAGCTGACCGACAAACAGGCCCTGCCGACGCTGGAGCAAGAACACCACGTCATCTCGGCCAAGCTCCTGAGTGGGCGCACCATGGTGCACGTGCACAGCTATGATCAGCCTGGTCCCGGGTTTGAGCCGGTTGAGCCAGACCTGGAGGATGTGTATTTCAGCGCCATGACGGGCTGCTTTGGCCCGGCCAATCAGCAACTAAAAGCGGAGGAACTAGCGCGATGA